In one window of Streptomyces sp. NBC_01224 DNA:
- a CDS encoding FadR/GntR family transcriptional regulator, whose product MTRDKPGARRVVFTPVDTLARVDAVVRRLGDAIDLGLLADGEQLPGETDLAAQLGVSTVTLREALMALRQQGLVTTRRGRGGGSFVTVPDGPAEDRLLARLSDWSTEELRDLADHWAAVSGTAARLAAQRTEPGDLQPLHRSLGELVDAEDSGARSRIFGRFHVELAAAAQSARLTREEVTLQTEVGALLRLVLREDGHLKDMADRHRAVISAVHDGADDRARVLAEQCVQASMARLIELRLGSGDGARGPRPKEGPDGQQSPSRKRRISST is encoded by the coding sequence GTGACCCGAGACAAACCCGGCGCCCGCAGAGTCGTGTTCACGCCCGTCGATACCCTGGCCCGCGTGGATGCCGTCGTGCGGCGGCTCGGTGACGCCATCGACCTCGGGCTGCTCGCCGACGGCGAGCAACTGCCCGGCGAGACCGACCTCGCCGCCCAGCTCGGCGTCTCCACCGTGACCCTGCGCGAGGCGCTGATGGCGTTGCGGCAACAGGGCCTGGTCACCACCCGCAGGGGCCGTGGCGGGGGTAGCTTCGTCACCGTGCCCGACGGTCCTGCGGAGGACCGGCTCCTTGCCCGCCTCTCCGACTGGAGCACCGAGGAACTCCGCGATCTCGCCGACCACTGGGCAGCCGTCTCAGGTACCGCCGCCCGACTCGCGGCCCAGCGCACCGAGCCCGGAGATCTGCAGCCACTGCACAGATCTCTGGGAGAGTTGGTGGACGCCGAGGACTCGGGGGCGCGCAGCCGCATCTTCGGGCGCTTCCATGTCGAGCTGGCCGCGGCTGCCCAGTCCGCCCGGCTGACCAGGGAGGAGGTCACTCTCCAGACCGAGGTGGGGGCTCTTCTGCGCCTCGTACTCCGCGAGGACGGGCACCTCAAGGACATGGCGGATCGTCACCGCGCCGTAATCTCCGCCGTGCATGATGGGGCGGATGACCGTGCCAGGGTCCTGGCCGAACAATGCGTGCAGGCATCCATGGCGCGCCTGATCGAACTCCGCCTCGGCTCTGGCGACGGTGCGCGCGGTCCCCGTCCGAAGGAGGGCCCCGATGGGCAGCAGTCCCCGTCTCGCAAGCGCCGGATCAGCAGTACTTGA
- a CDS encoding ABC transporter ATP-binding protein — translation MEGMAIRLQNLRKSFGRTEAVAGVDLEIADGEFFSMLGPSGSGKTTVLRMIAGFEAPTSGTIELAGADVTGLAPFERDVHTVFQDYALFPHMTLEQNVAYGLKVRKVPKVERLKQAREALAGVRLADFGTRRPSQLSGGQRQRVALARALVGRPKVLLLDEPLGALDLKLREQMQVELKAIQREIGITFVFVTHDQEEALTMSDRIAVFNQGRVEQVGTPAQIYERPATPFVAGFVGTSNLLADDAAEQVVGDRGTYSIRPEKIRVLGESAIADEPLHSTATGTVAEVVYLGDATRFLVDLDAGGRLTALQQNLETSSEDVAAFRGSRVTLQWHQRHNFQVPEAR, via the coding sequence ATGGAGGGAATGGCCATCCGGCTGCAGAACCTGCGCAAGTCCTTCGGCCGGACAGAGGCTGTGGCCGGAGTCGACCTGGAGATCGCGGACGGTGAGTTCTTCTCGATGCTGGGGCCGTCCGGCTCCGGCAAGACCACGGTGCTCCGGATGATCGCCGGCTTCGAGGCTCCCACCAGCGGAACCATCGAGCTCGCAGGGGCCGATGTCACCGGTCTGGCGCCCTTCGAACGCGACGTGCACACCGTCTTCCAGGACTATGCGCTCTTCCCGCACATGACCCTGGAGCAGAACGTCGCCTACGGGCTCAAGGTCCGCAAAGTGCCCAAGGTCGAACGCCTGAAGCAGGCCAGGGAGGCTCTGGCGGGCGTGCGTCTCGCGGACTTCGGCACGCGTCGCCCGTCCCAGCTCTCCGGAGGCCAGCGCCAGCGCGTGGCACTGGCCCGCGCCCTGGTCGGCCGTCCGAAGGTGCTGCTGCTCGACGAGCCGCTGGGCGCCCTTGATCTCAAGCTGCGCGAGCAGATGCAGGTGGAACTCAAGGCGATCCAGCGCGAGATCGGCATCACCTTCGTCTTCGTCACGCACGACCAGGAGGAAGCGCTGACGATGAGCGACCGGATCGCGGTCTTCAACCAGGGCCGCGTCGAACAGGTCGGCACCCCGGCCCAGATATACGAACGTCCCGCCACCCCGTTCGTCGCGGGCTTCGTCGGTACGTCGAACCTGCTGGCCGACGACGCCGCGGAGCAGGTCGTGGGCGACCGGGGAACATACAGCATCCGGCCGGAGAAGATCCGCGTGCTGGGGGAGTCCGCCATTGCCGACGAGCCGCTGCACTCCACTGCCACCGGCACCGTCGCGGAGGTTGTCTACCTGGGGGACGCCACCCGTTTCCTGGTGGACCTCGACGCAGGCGGCCGGCTCACCGCGCTCCAGCAGAACCTGGAGACCTCCTCCGAGGACGTCGCCGCCTTCCGTGGCTCCCGGGTCACGCTCCAGTGGCACCAAAGGCACAACTTCCAGGTCCCTGAGGCCCGGTGA
- a CDS encoding ABC transporter substrate-binding protein, giving the protein MRLNRTSRAAAALGALLLATACGSSDTAGTSPGGSGFTPPKLVAQKTLGKTEGQVNLIAWAGYAEDGSNDPKVDWVTDFEKQTGCQVNTKTAGTSDEMVSLMKTGQYDAVSASGDAALRLIASGDAAPVNTELVPNYKDVFSGLKDQQWNSVKGVSYGIPHGRGANLLMYNTKTVSPAPDSWSVVFDKSSAYKGKVTAYDSPIYIADAALYLMKTQPSLGIKDPYALDQEQFDAAVDLLKKQNADVGEYWSDYLKEVSAFKSGDSVVGTSWQVILNTAQAEKVPVEAVLPQEGATGWSDTWMISAKAKHPNCAYSWMNWIVSPKVNAQVAEYFGEAPSNAKACTLTADKSHCTTYHAADESYWKNVHFWTTPIAQCVDGRTDTKCVPYAKWVQAWTGIKG; this is encoded by the coding sequence GTGCGTCTGAACCGAACGTCCCGAGCAGCGGCCGCGCTCGGCGCCCTGCTCCTCGCCACTGCCTGCGGTTCGTCGGACACCGCTGGTACGTCACCCGGCGGCAGTGGTTTCACTCCGCCCAAGCTCGTCGCACAGAAGACCCTCGGCAAGACGGAGGGGCAGGTGAACCTGATCGCGTGGGCCGGATACGCCGAGGACGGCTCCAACGACCCGAAGGTCGACTGGGTCACCGACTTCGAGAAGCAGACCGGCTGTCAGGTCAACACCAAGACCGCGGGCACCTCCGACGAGATGGTCAGCCTGATGAAGACCGGTCAGTACGACGCGGTCTCCGCCTCCGGTGACGCGGCGCTGCGGCTGATCGCCTCCGGTGACGCCGCCCCCGTCAATACCGAGTTGGTGCCCAACTACAAGGATGTCTTCTCCGGGCTGAAGGACCAGCAGTGGAACTCGGTCAAGGGCGTCTCCTACGGCATCCCGCACGGCCGCGGTGCCAATCTGCTGATGTACAACACGAAGACGGTCTCCCCGGCGCCCGACTCGTGGTCCGTGGTCTTCGACAAGTCCTCGGCGTACAAGGGGAAGGTCACGGCGTACGACTCGCCGATCTACATCGCGGACGCCGCCCTGTATCTGATGAAGACCCAGCCGTCCCTCGGCATCAAGGACCCGTACGCCCTGGACCAGGAGCAGTTCGACGCCGCCGTCGACCTGCTCAAGAAGCAGAACGCCGACGTCGGTGAGTACTGGAGCGACTACCTGAAGGAGGTCTCCGCCTTCAAGAGCGGTGACTCGGTGGTCGGCACCAGCTGGCAGGTGATCCTGAACACCGCCCAGGCCGAGAAGGTCCCGGTCGAAGCCGTCCTTCCCCAGGAGGGTGCCACCGGCTGGTCCGACACATGGATGATCTCCGCCAAGGCGAAGCATCCCAACTGCGCCTACAGCTGGATGAACTGGATCGTCTCGCCGAAGGTGAACGCCCAGGTCGCCGAGTACTTCGGTGAGGCCCCGTCCAATGCGAAGGCCTGCACGCTGACCGCGGACAAGAGCCACTGCACCACCTATCACGCCGCTGACGAGTCGTACTGGAAGAACGTCCACTTCTGGACCACACCCATCGCGCAGTGCGTGGACGGACGTACGGACACCAAGTGCGTGCCCTACGCCAAGTGGGTCCAGGCCTGGACCGGGATCAAGGGCTGA
- a CDS encoding ABC transporter permease gives MTTTAPAAGPVRRLAGTLHRRPRLQLSLLLSAPLAWLVLAYLGSLSVLFLSAFWATDSFTSNVVKIWNTDNFTALFTTDVYRQVALRSIGVALAVTALCVLIAFPIAFYTARIANPKRRPLLVVAILTPLWASYLVKAYAWRLILARGGLLDWALKPLGLEGPGYGLTATVLVLTYLWLPYMILPIHAGLEQLPAGLLDASADLGARTGRTFRSVVLPMILPSIAAGSVFTFSLSLGDYIAVQIVGGKTQLIGNLIYSNITLDLPLAAALGTVPVVIIVLYLLAVRRTGALSSL, from the coding sequence ATGACCACCACCGCGCCTGCCGCCGGACCCGTCCGGCGGCTCGCCGGGACCCTGCACCGCCGCCCCCGGCTGCAGCTGTCCCTGCTGCTGTCCGCGCCACTGGCCTGGCTCGTTCTGGCCTACCTCGGCTCGCTCTCCGTCCTGTTCCTCTCCGCCTTCTGGGCCACGGACTCCTTTACCTCCAACGTGGTGAAGATCTGGAACACGGACAACTTCACCGCACTGTTCACCACCGACGTCTACCGTCAGGTCGCCCTGCGCAGCATCGGTGTCGCCCTCGCGGTCACCGCGCTGTGTGTACTGATCGCCTTCCCGATCGCCTTCTACACCGCCCGCATCGCGAACCCCAAGCGGCGGCCGCTCCTCGTCGTGGCGATCCTCACTCCGCTGTGGGCCAGCTACCTGGTCAAGGCGTATGCCTGGCGGCTCATCCTCGCCCGGGGCGGTCTGCTCGACTGGGCGCTGAAGCCACTGGGACTCGAAGGGCCCGGCTACGGGCTGACCGCGACCGTCCTGGTGCTGACCTACCTGTGGCTGCCGTACATGATCCTGCCCATTCACGCCGGACTCGAACAGCTCCCGGCCGGCCTCCTGGACGCCTCAGCAGACCTCGGCGCCCGCACCGGCCGGACCTTCCGCTCCGTGGTGCTGCCGATGATTCTGCCGTCCATCGCAGCCGGCTCGGTCTTCACCTTCTCGCTCAGCCTCGGTGACTACATCGCCGTACAGATCGTCGGCGGCAAGACGCAGCTCATCGGCAACCTCATCTACTCCAACATCACGCTGGACCTGCCGCTGGCCGCCGCACTCGGCACCGTGCCCGTCGTGATCATCGTGCTCTATCTGCTCGCGGTTCGCCGTACCGGAGCCCTCAGCAGTCTCTGA
- a CDS encoding ABC transporter permease codes for MNLSRPARVTLRIAAGLGFAVIYVPLLLVLVNSFNPDRSSGWPPPGLTFDWWVAAWHSSGARDALWTSVRAGLGATAIALVLGTLIAFACQRYKFFGREAISFVVVLPIALPGIVTGVALNTAFRTVLEPLGVGLGMFTVVVGHATFCIVVVFNNVIARLRRMPGSYEEAAMDLGAHTFRTFVDITFPLVRSALVAGGLLAFALSFDEIVVTTFTAGPGVQTLPVWIFSNMARPQQAPVVNVVAAVLVLLSVIPIYLAQRLSSDTASGSRI; via the coding sequence ATGAATCTCTCCCGTCCCGCGCGCGTCACACTGCGCATCGCCGCCGGGCTCGGTTTCGCGGTGATCTACGTCCCGCTGCTCCTGGTCCTCGTCAACTCCTTCAACCCGGACCGAAGTTCGGGCTGGCCACCCCCCGGTCTCACCTTCGACTGGTGGGTGGCCGCCTGGCACAGCTCAGGCGCCCGCGACGCGCTGTGGACCTCGGTCAGGGCCGGTCTCGGCGCGACCGCGATCGCCCTGGTCCTCGGCACCCTCATCGCTTTCGCCTGCCAGCGCTACAAGTTCTTCGGACGCGAGGCCATCTCCTTCGTCGTCGTCCTGCCGATCGCACTGCCGGGCATCGTCACCGGCGTCGCGCTCAACACCGCCTTCCGTACGGTCCTCGAACCGCTCGGCGTGGGCCTCGGAATGTTCACGGTGGTCGTCGGCCACGCCACCTTCTGCATCGTGGTCGTCTTCAACAACGTGATCGCCCGGCTGCGCCGGATGCCCGGATCGTACGAAGAGGCCGCCATGGACCTCGGGGCCCATACCTTCCGTACGTTCGTCGACATCACCTTCCCGCTGGTGCGCTCCGCGCTGGTAGCGGGCGGACTGCTCGCCTTCGCTCTGTCCTTCGACGAGATCGTCGTGACGACCTTCACCGCCGGACCCGGCGTCCAGACCCTCCCCGTCTGGATCTTCTCCAACATGGCGCGACCCCAACAGGCCCCCGTCGTCAACGTCGTCGCAGCCGTCCTCGTCCTGCTGTCCGTCATACCGATCTACCTCGCCCAGCGGCTGTCGTCGGACACCGCCTCCGGCAGCCGTATCTGA
- a CDS encoding universal stress protein gives MTVLVWINEGTWRAAVDAARAHARAGDEITLLHVTGDDVAEAAHGAFVGLLGRGHRERDPGDQVAALSASAAAELMDAAADRLGRPAARLQAHGRAEREVVRAAEGAGLLICARDGDRHRLGPRSLGPATRFVVDHAPCPVLLVWPEPPPGVDSLPPQPHL, from the coding sequence GTGACCGTACTCGTCTGGATCAATGAAGGCACCTGGCGGGCCGCGGTGGACGCCGCCCGCGCCCACGCCCGAGCCGGGGACGAGATCACCTTGCTGCACGTCACCGGCGATGACGTCGCCGAGGCGGCCCACGGCGCATTCGTCGGTCTGCTGGGCCGCGGCCACCGCGAGCGCGACCCCGGCGACCAAGTGGCGGCCCTGTCCGCGAGCGCAGCCGCCGAGCTCATGGATGCGGCCGCCGACCGCCTGGGTCGACCCGCTGCGCGCCTACAGGCCCACGGTCGCGCCGAAAGGGAGGTCGTCCGCGCCGCCGAGGGCGCCGGCCTGCTCATCTGCGCCCGCGACGGCGACCGGCACCGTCTGGGGCCCCGCAGCCTGGGCCCTGCGACGCGCTTCGTCGTCGACCACGCTCCTTGCCCGGTCCTGTTGGTCTGGCCGGAACCGCCGCCCGGCGTCGACTCGCTGCCACCGCAGCCGCACCTTTGA
- a CDS encoding sirohydrochlorin chelatase produces MTDAPAAPTLLAVAHGTRDRAGIAIYHALLDEIRAQRPGLMVRLSFLDLAPPTPAQVLADLHGPVVLVPLLLNTGYHIRIDLPAVRATAPHLDVRMAAALGPDPLLAAALGDRLTEAGWSPTRSGSDAVVLTAAGSTDPAAGADTVLMADLLRQRLGRPVVPAYLCASTPAPADAVGALRAAGHHRVAVARYLMAPGHFARRAQRAGGCLVSAPLGAHPDVARLVLKRFDEASGQTA; encoded by the coding sequence ATGACGGACGCGCCCGCAGCCCCCACCCTGCTGGCCGTCGCACACGGCACGCGCGACCGGGCAGGCATCGCCATTTATCACGCACTGCTCGACGAGATCCGTGCCCAGCGGCCCGGCCTGATGGTCCGCCTCTCCTTCCTCGACCTCGCCCCGCCCACGCCGGCCCAGGTGCTGGCCGACTTGCACGGCCCGGTGGTGCTGGTACCGCTGCTGCTGAACACCGGCTACCACATCCGGATCGACCTCCCCGCCGTACGAGCCACCGCCCCGCACCTGGACGTTCGGATGGCCGCAGCGCTCGGTCCCGATCCGCTGCTCGCCGCCGCTCTCGGCGACAGACTCACCGAGGCGGGCTGGTCCCCGACACGATCCGGCTCGGATGCCGTCGTGCTCACGGCCGCCGGGTCCACCGATCCGGCGGCCGGCGCGGACACTGTGCTGATGGCCGACCTGCTCCGACAGAGGCTCGGGCGCCCGGTCGTCCCCGCCTACCTCTGCGCGAGTACGCCGGCCCCGGCCGACGCGGTGGGAGCCCTGCGCGCCGCGGGCCACCACCGGGTGGCGGTGGCCCGCTATCTGATGGCTCCGGGCCACTTCGCCCGGCGCGCGCAGAGAGCCGGTGGCTGCCTCGTCTCCGCCCCGCTCGGGGCACACCCCGATGTGGCACGGCTGGTGCTGAAACGCTTCGACGAAGCGTCCGGGCAGACGGCGTAG
- a CDS encoding uroporphyrinogen-III synthase, which produces MDSTQPSGSLVGFTVGVTAARRREELVALLRRRGAKVVEAPALRILPLEDDAALRRATARCLTGPLDYVVATTGVGWRGWLSAADGWGYGGRLAEVCREAVVLTRGPKATGAVRAGGLSETFSPVTEATDELLAWLLARDLPGRRIAVQEHGVPLDAFTAALSERGAEVIPVPVYRWGPPDDPSPLRRLVEQTVRRELHALTFTSAPAITAFLATADELGLREEVLASLRKDVLSVCVGPICARPLEEAEVAVLCPERGRLGAMVRTIEAALPARGRREIRSGASFLVLQGYAVLIDGGPAVQLPPLLAAVLRALAEQPGRVLSRAELLRRVWVTGQADQHAVEAAVARLRAALGGHARLVRTVPKRGYSLAAAI; this is translated from the coding sequence ATGGACAGCACGCAGCCTTCGGGCTCTCTGGTCGGCTTCACTGTCGGAGTCACCGCCGCGCGCCGCCGCGAGGAGCTCGTCGCGCTGCTGCGCCGGCGCGGCGCCAAGGTGGTCGAGGCGCCGGCCCTGCGGATCCTCCCGCTGGAGGACGACGCGGCTCTGCGCCGGGCCACCGCGCGCTGCCTGACCGGGCCGCTCGACTACGTGGTGGCGACCACCGGGGTCGGCTGGCGCGGCTGGCTGAGCGCGGCCGACGGCTGGGGGTACGGCGGACGGCTGGCCGAGGTGTGCCGGGAGGCAGTGGTGCTCACCCGCGGCCCGAAGGCGACCGGCGCGGTGCGCGCCGGAGGCCTGAGCGAGACCTTCTCCCCCGTCACCGAGGCCACCGACGAGCTGTTGGCCTGGCTGCTCGCGCGCGATCTGCCCGGCAGACGGATCGCCGTGCAGGAGCACGGAGTGCCGCTGGACGCGTTCACCGCCGCGCTGAGTGAGCGCGGAGCCGAGGTGATCCCGGTTCCGGTCTACCGCTGGGGCCCGCCCGACGATCCGTCGCCGCTGCGCCGGCTGGTCGAGCAGACGGTCCGCCGCGAACTGCACGCGCTCACCTTCACCAGCGCACCCGCAATCACCGCATTCCTCGCCACTGCGGACGAACTCGGCCTCCGAGAAGAGGTGTTGGCCAGTCTTCGAAAGGACGTGCTGTCGGTCTGCGTCGGTCCGATCTGTGCCCGGCCGCTGGAGGAGGCCGAAGTTGCCGTGCTCTGCCCCGAGCGGGGTCGGCTCGGGGCCATGGTGCGGACCATCGAGGCCGCCCTGCCCGCCCGTGGCAGGCGTGAAATCCGCTCCGGCGCGAGCTTTTTGGTGCTTCAGGGGTACGCCGTGCTGATCGACGGCGGACCGGCCGTGCAACTGCCTCCGCTGCTCGCGGCGGTGCTGCGGGCGCTGGCCGAGCAGCCGGGGCGGGTGCTCAGCCGGGCCGAACTGCTGCGCCGTGTCTGGGTCACCGGCCAGGCCGACCAGCACGCCGTGGAGGCGGCCGTCGCCCGGTTGCGCGCGGCGCTGGGCGGGCACGCCCGGCTGGTCCGTACGGTGCCCAAGCGCGGCTACAGCCTGGCAGCAGCGATATGA
- a CDS encoding molybdopterin oxidoreductase family protein produces the protein MTTTDTHCPYCSLQCGMRLRAPHGDGEAQVLARPDFPVNRGALCGKGQSATAVLGAGVRLTAPLVRDKRGGELREASWTEALDRMAAGLAAAGQRHGREFVAVFGGGGLTNEKAYLLGKFARVVLRTPNIDYNGRFCMSSAAAAHRIAFGLDRGLPFPMADIAKAGCVILVGGNPAETMPPALRYFRELRSNGGTLIVVDPRRTRTAEQADLHLQPVPGTDLALALGLLHLAIADGRVDQAFVAERTTGFEAARTAAMAHWPERVEGLTGVPVHQLRESLRLFAEAGTGIVLTSRGPEQQSKGTDTVGAWINLCLALGKAGRPGSGYGCLTGQGNGQGGREHGQKADQLPGYRSIEDPAARAHIAHVWEVEADDLPGAGRSAYELLDTLGTEGGARALLLMGSNPVVSAPNAGHITERLRALDFLAVSDLVLSETAHLADVVLPAAQWAEETGTLTNLEGRVILRQAALTPPQGVRTDLYVLRELAARLGVAKGFPEHAEEAFEELRRASAGGPADYSGISYRRIRAEDGVFWPCPGDGHPGTPRLFLERFATPDGRARFAPVTHRPAAEEPDHEYPLHLTTGRVLSQYQSGAQTRRVPELNRAAPGPFVELHPQLAVRLGVADGEALAVTSRRGRAVAPARVTDTIRPDTVFMPFHWAGAGRANTLTNPALDPVSRMPEFKVCAVRVERVR, from the coding sequence ATGACGACGACCGACACCCACTGCCCGTACTGCTCGCTGCAGTGCGGAATGCGCCTGCGGGCGCCGCACGGCGACGGCGAGGCGCAAGTGCTGGCGCGCCCCGACTTCCCGGTCAACCGCGGTGCACTCTGCGGGAAGGGCCAGTCGGCCACTGCGGTGCTCGGCGCAGGTGTCCGGCTGACCGCGCCGCTGGTCCGCGACAAGCGGGGCGGCGAGCTGCGCGAGGCGTCCTGGACCGAGGCGCTCGACCGGATGGCCGCCGGTCTGGCGGCGGCCGGGCAGCGCCACGGGCGGGAGTTCGTCGCGGTCTTCGGCGGGGGCGGCCTGACCAACGAGAAGGCCTACCTGCTCGGCAAGTTCGCCCGGGTGGTGCTGCGCACCCCGAATATCGACTACAACGGCCGGTTCTGCATGTCCTCGGCAGCCGCCGCGCACAGGATCGCCTTCGGCCTGGACCGCGGACTGCCCTTCCCGATGGCGGACATCGCGAAGGCCGGCTGCGTGATCCTGGTCGGCGGAAACCCGGCCGAGACCATGCCGCCCGCGCTGCGCTACTTCCGCGAACTCCGTTCGAACGGCGGCACCCTGATCGTGGTGGACCCACGTCGCACCCGCACCGCCGAACAGGCCGACCTGCATCTGCAACCGGTCCCCGGCACCGACCTGGCGCTCGCGCTCGGCCTGCTGCACCTGGCGATCGCCGACGGCCGGGTGGACCAGGCGTTCGTTGCCGAACGCACCACCGGATTCGAAGCGGCCCGCACCGCGGCGATGGCACACTGGCCGGAGCGGGTGGAGGGGCTGACCGGCGTCCCCGTGCACCAACTGCGCGAGTCCCTGCGGCTCTTCGCGGAGGCCGGCACCGGCATCGTGCTCACCTCGCGCGGCCCCGAGCAGCAGAGCAAGGGGACCGATACCGTCGGAGCCTGGATCAACCTCTGCCTGGCGCTGGGCAAGGCCGGCCGGCCGGGCTCCGGCTACGGCTGCCTGACCGGCCAGGGCAACGGGCAGGGCGGACGCGAGCACGGCCAGAAGGCCGACCAACTGCCCGGCTACCGCTCGATCGAGGACCCGGCCGCCCGCGCGCACATCGCCCACGTCTGGGAGGTCGAGGCCGACGACCTGCCGGGTGCGGGCCGCTCGGCCTACGAACTGCTCGACACCCTGGGGACCGAGGGCGGTGCGCGGGCGCTGCTGCTGATGGGCTCCAACCCGGTGGTCTCCGCGCCGAACGCCGGGCACATCACGGAACGGCTGCGGGCCCTGGACTTCCTTGCCGTCAGCGACCTGGTGCTCTCCGAGACCGCGCACCTGGCCGATGTGGTGCTGCCCGCCGCGCAATGGGCGGAGGAAACCGGCACGCTGACCAACCTGGAGGGCCGGGTGATCCTGCGCCAGGCAGCGCTCACTCCGCCGCAGGGCGTACGCACGGACCTGTATGTGCTGCGCGAACTGGCCGCGCGCCTCGGCGTGGCCAAGGGTTTCCCGGAGCACGCCGAGGAAGCGTTCGAGGAGCTCCGTCGTGCTTCGGCCGGTGGCCCGGCCGACTACTCCGGGATCAGCTACCGGCGGATCCGGGCCGAGGACGGCGTCTTCTGGCCCTGCCCCGGCGACGGGCATCCCGGCACGCCCCGGCTGTTTCTGGAACGCTTCGCCACCCCGGACGGCCGGGCCCGATTCGCTCCGGTCACACACCGCCCGGCCGCCGAGGAGCCGGACCACGAGTACCCGCTCCACCTGACGACCGGCCGGGTGCTCTCGCAATACCAGAGCGGTGCCCAGACCCGCCGGGTGCCCGAGCTGAACCGTGCCGCGCCCGGGCCGTTCGTGGAGCTGCACCCTCAGTTGGCCGTGCGGCTCGGCGTGGCCGACGGGGAGGCGCTCGCGGTCACCAGCCGGCGCGGCCGTGCGGTGGCCCCCGCCCGGGTGACCGACACGATCCGGCCCGACACCGTCTTCATGCCCTTCCACTGGGCCGGCGCCGGGCGGGCCAACACGCTCACCAACCCAGCACTCGATCCGGTGTCCCGGATGCCCGAGTTCAAGGTGTGCGCCGTGCGTGTGGAGCGGGTCCGATGA
- a CDS encoding NAD(P)/FAD-dependent oxidoreductase: MSRRIAVVGAGMAGARFAQQYQALGGDGEVVLYGAEPRGPYNRVLLAEVLTGRYDPEAIALPYGAGTLMRSGCEVVALDPAERELRLAGGESAHYDELVLATGANPVLPPLRGLHAPGGLKAGVHAFRTLADCARLAEDAAGAERAVVIGGGVLGVSSARALAALGLPVEIVHQAPHLIDRHLDEPAGHALRGSLAALGVETYPDNRARALHGEARVTGVELAGGYVLEADLVVLACGVRPRTGLAGAAGLTVRSGVVVDDRLTASAPGVYAIGDCAEHRGIVHGLTGPAWEQADLLAARLAGADDDARYTGSRPLSRLSAGPVEYAAFGEVGENLPGTDVLRLVDPTRGAYKKLVLRGDRLVGGILLGDLAAVGTLTRAYERDDPLPPDPLDLLTSTS; encoded by the coding sequence ATGAGCCGGCGGATCGCGGTGGTCGGCGCGGGCATGGCGGGCGCCCGGTTCGCGCAGCAGTACCAGGCGCTGGGCGGGGACGGGGAAGTGGTGCTGTACGGCGCCGAGCCGCGTGGCCCCTACAACCGGGTATTGCTGGCCGAAGTCCTGACAGGGCGCTACGACCCGGAGGCCATCGCGTTGCCCTACGGCGCCGGGACGCTCATGCGCAGCGGCTGCGAAGTGGTCGCTCTGGATCCGGCGGAGCGCGAACTGAGGCTGGCCGGTGGTGAGTCGGCCCACTACGACGAGCTGGTCCTGGCCACCGGCGCCAACCCCGTACTCCCGCCGCTGCGCGGGCTGCACGCGCCGGGCGGTCTGAAGGCCGGGGTGCACGCGTTCCGCACACTGGCCGACTGCGCCCGGCTCGCCGAGGACGCCGCTGGTGCCGAGCGCGCCGTGGTGATCGGCGGCGGGGTGCTCGGGGTGAGCTCGGCCCGGGCACTGGCCGCGCTCGGCCTCCCGGTGGAGATCGTCCACCAGGCACCGCATCTGATCGACCGTCATCTCGACGAACCGGCCGGGCACGCGCTGCGCGGATCCCTTGCCGCGCTGGGTGTGGAGACCTACCCGGACAACCGGGCCCGTGCCCTGCACGGGGAAGCACGCGTGACCGGAGTCGAACTGGCCGGCGGCTACGTGCTGGAGGCAGACCTGGTGGTGCTCGCCTGCGGGGTGCGCCCGCGCACCGGGCTCGCCGGCGCGGCCGGGCTCACGGTGCGCTCGGGAGTGGTGGTGGACGACCGGCTGACGGCCTCCGCCCCCGGGGTGTACGCGATCGGCGACTGCGCCGAACACCGGGGGATCGTCCACGGGCTGACCGGCCCGGCCTGGGAGCAGGCCGATCTGCTGGCGGCCCGGCTGGCGGGCGCCGACGACGATGCCCGGTACACCGGCTCACGCCCCCTGAGCCGGCTCAGCGCAGGGCCCGTGGAGTACGCGGCCTTCGGCGAAGTCGGCGAGAACCTCCCCGGCACCGACGTACTGCGCCTGGTCGACCCGACCCGCGGCGCGTACAAGAAGCTCGTGCTCCGCGGCGACCGGCTCGTCGGCGGCATCCTGCTGGGCGACCTGGCCGCGGTCGGCACTCTGACCCGGGCCTACGAGCGCGACGATCCGCTGCCGCCGGATCCCCTCGATCTGCTCACCTCCACCTCATGA